A genomic window from Lotus japonicus ecotype B-129 chromosome 1, LjGifu_v1.2 includes:
- the LOC130733376 gene encoding protein ROLLING AND ERECT LEAF 2-like → MGASSSKMEDDKALQLCRVRKKFVRQALDGRCSLAAAHVSYIQSLKSTGTALRKFTEPEGPIESNSSYTNATTPGTLALTDKTLSHSSPFVSQHLDAAAESERGTFSPAPSPPSSSKFQANHMKLTSISSRKIEEKPPVAVIETVTSSGAHGMYERGAAFEDSSLPAGDPHWDFFGLFHPIDHQFSSQEGKGMPQYMGHADDMKRLREEEGIPELEDDEEKVEGSEDSEDEFDEEPSAETLVQRFENLSRANNHFQEKVSPATNKFPTMDSASEVEMVNEEKGNSLNLTPSKTEPVVDLPPPETSKSMEKENHGENKVTPKNFFSSMKDIELLFVKASESGKEVPRMLEANKFHFRPIFPAKENGSVVSLIFKACFSCGDDPSQVPEEPAQNSVKYLTWHRTASSRSSSSKNPLDASLMDNLEEPTTNLFDHSCMISGSHASTLDRLYAWERKLYDEVKASEIVRKEYDMKCKILRNLESKGEKTSTVDKTRAAVKDLHSRIRVSIHRIDTISKRIEELRDRELQPQLEELIEGLNRMWEVMYECHKLQFQIMSASYNNSHARFTMHSELRRQITAYLENELHSLQSSFTKLIGAQKSYLEALSGWLNKCVLLQQKSSRRKRRPQSEILRYCGPPIYATCDVWLEKLGTLPDKDVADSIKSLAADTARFLPRQDKNQEESADGLLRNEISEDWAPGFDRFRASLIRFLGQLNSLSGSSVKMFTELRQAIQDAKTNHHRLNSQSQNGHLSSQSQSGH, encoded by the exons ATGGGGGCTTCAAGTTCCAAAATGGAGGATGACAAGGCACTGCAGCTTTGCCGTGTGAGGAAGAAGTTTGTTAGGCAAGCACTTGATGGACGATGCTCACTTGCAGCTGCTCATGTTTCATATATACAATCACTGAAAAGCACAGGAACAGCTCTGAGAAAATTCACAGAACCTGAAGGACCAATTGAGTCTAATTCCTCATACACTAATGCAACAACACCAGGGACACTTGCTTTAACTGATAAGACACTGTCCCATTCTTCACCATTTGTGTCACAACACCTAGATGCTGCAGCTGAATCTGAAAGGGGAACATTCTCTCCAGCTCCCTCTCCTCCAAGTTCTAGTAAGTTCCAAGCAAATCACATGAAGCTTACAAGCATTTCTTCTAGAAAGATTGAAGAAAAACCACCTGTGGCTGTTATAGAAACAGTAACATCATCAGGTGCTCATGGAATGTATGAAAGAGGAGCAGCATTTGAAGACTCTTCTCTTCCTGCTGGAGATCCTCATTGGGATTTCTTTGGTCTTTTTCATCCTATTGACCATCAATTTTCTTCTCAAGAAGGGAAGGGCATGCCCCAATATATGGGGCATGCTGATGATATGAAAAGACTGAGGGAGGAGGAAGGAATTCCTGAGttggaagatgatgaagagaaGGTTGAAggctctgaagattctgaagatgAATTTGATGAGGAGCCTAGTGCTGAAACTCTAGTTCAAAGATTTGAAAATCTAAGTAGAGCTAATAACCATTTTCAGGAAAAAGTTTCACCTGCCACAAATAAGTTTCCAACAATGGATTCAGCTTCTGAAGTTGAGATGGTAAATGAGGAGAAGGGAAACTCTCTTAATTTAACCCCTTCAAAGACAGAACCTGTGGTAGATTTGCCTCCACCTGAAACTAGTAAATCAATGGAGAAAGAAAATCATGGTGAAAATAAAGTCACCCCTAAGAATTTCTTTTCCAGCATGAAAGATATTGAGCTCCTATTTGTTAAAGCTTCAGAATCTGGTAAAGAGGTCCCAAGGATGCTTGAAGCAAATAAATTTCACTTTCGTCCAATATTCCCGGCAAAAGAAA ATGGTTCTGTGGTGTCCTTGATTTTTAAGGCATGTTTCTCATGTGGAGACGACCCAAGTCAAGTTCCAGAAG AACCTGCTCAAAACTCGGTTAAGTACTTAACTTGGCATAGGACGGCTTCGTCTCGATCCTCCTCATCAAAAAACCCTTTGGATGCAAGCTTAATGGACAATTTAGAAGAACCTACTACTAATCTCTTTGATCATTCCTGTATGATATCTGGAAGCCATGCATCAACCTTGGATAGGCTATATGCTTGGGAAAGGAAGCTCTATGATGAAGTGAAG GCTAGTGAGATTGTCAGAAAGGAATATGACATGAAATGTAAAATCTTAAGGAACCTGGAATCGAAAGGAGAAAAGACCTCGACAGTTGATAAAACACGTGCTGCAGTCAAGGATCTGCACTCAAGAATTAGAGTTTCAATTCACAGGATAGACACTATATCAAAGAGGATTGAGGAGTTACGGGACAGAGAGCTTCAGCCACAGCTTGAGGAGTTGATTGAAGG GTTAAATCGGATGTGGGAAGTGATGTATGAGTGCCACAAGCTTCAGTTTCAGATTATGTCAGCATCATATAACAACAGCCATGCTAGATTCACCATGCATTCCGAATTACGTAGGCAGATCACTGCCTATCTTGAAAATGAACTCCACTCCCTACAATCAAGCTTTACCAAGTTGATTGGAGCTCAGAAATCCTATCTGGAGGCTTTAAGTGGTTGGCTTAACAAATGTGTTCTTCTTCAACAAAAATCATCCAGGAGAAAAAGGAGGCCGCAATCTGAAATTCTTAGATATTGTGGCCCTCCAATATATGCAACCTGTGACGTCTGGTTGGAAAAGCTCGGTACGTTACCGGACAAGGATGTTGCGGATTCCATTAAGAGTTTAGCAGCTGATACTGCGCGATTCTTACCGCGTCAAGATAAGAACCAGGAAGAATCAGCTGATGGTTTGTTGAGAAATGAAATCTCAGAGGATTGGGCTCCAGGTTTTGATCGGTTTCGAGCAAGCTTGATTCGATTTCTCGGTCAATTGAATAGCTTGTCTGGATCTTCTGTCAAGATGTTCACAGAACTTAGACAAGCCATTCAGGATGCTAAGACTAATCACCATCGATTAAATTCTCAATCTCAAAATGGTCATCTGAGTTCTCAATCTCAAAGTGGTCATTAG